ATTTGACCGTTCTAAACCCCATGTAAACATCGGTACTATCGGACACGTTGACCATGGTAAAACTACTCTTACAGCTGCAATTACAACTGTATTATCTAAAAAAGGTCTAGCACAAGCTTCTGCTTACGATCAAATTGATGGTGCACCTGAAGAACGCGAACGCGGTATCACAATTTCAACTGCTCACGTTGAGTATGAAACTGAAAACCGTCACTACGCTCACGTTGACTGCCCAGGACACGCGGACTACGTTAAAAACATGATCACTGGTGCTGCTCAAATGGACGGCGCGATCTTAGTAGTATCTGCTGCTGATGGTCCTATGCCTCAAACTCGTGAACACATCCTATTGTCACGTAACGTTGGTGTTCCTTACATCGTCGTATTCTTGAACAAAATGGACATGGTTGACGACGAAGAATTATTAGAATTAGTTGAAATGGAAGTTCGTGACTTATTGTCAGAATACGACTTCCCAGGCGACGACACTCCAGTTATCGCAGGTTCAGCTTTGAAAGCCTTAGAAGGCGACGCTTCATACGAAGAAAAAATCTTAGAATTAATGGCTGCAGTTGATGAATATATCCCAACTCCAGTTCGTGATACTGACAAACCATTCATGATGCCAGTCGAAGACGTATTCTCAATCACTGGTCGTGGTACTGTTGCAACTGGTCGTGTTGAACGTGGACAAGTTCGCGTTGGTGACGAAGTTGAAATCGTAGGTATCGCTGAAGAAACTGCTAAAACTACTGTAACAGGTGTTGAAATGTTCCGTAAATTGTTGGATTACGCTGAAGCTGGCGACAACATTGGTGCATTATTACGTGGTGTGGCTCGTGAAGACATCCAACGTGGTCAAGTATTGGCTAAACCAGGTTCAATCACTCCACATACAAAATTTGCGGCAGAAGTTTACGTTTTAACTAAAGAAGAAGGCGGACGTCACACTCCATTCTTCACAAACTACCGCCCACAATTTTACTTCCGTACAACTGACGTAACAGGCGTTGTTGAATTACCAGAAGGTACTGAAATGGTTATGCCTGGCGATAACGTTACTATGGACGTTGAATTAATCCACCCAATCGCGATCGAAGACGGTACTCGTTTCTCAATCCGTGAAGGCGGACGTACTGTTGGTTCAGGCGTTGTTACAACAATCGAAAAATAATTCTTGAACTTTAGAAGCAAAATCTTCGGATTTTGCTTCTTTTTTTGACTATAAGAAAAAATAAAAATTTCCTATAGCGGCTTTTTACTGCTAGATTTAAACCGTGCTTTAAAAAATAGATATCTAAGACCATAAGGTGAGAGCTAGCAGGATTCCTGCCACTTTTTTTATTATTTACATAGGAGTATCCAGCAATTCACAGCAGCCTTTTTAGTAAAGAGTCTGTTTTTTGCTGCAGTTTATTTCGTAAGCTATCCTTAAAACGAGTACAATAGGCGAAATAAAAGTAAAAACCCTACAATTTGAAAACAAGCCCTTTGCGTGGCGTCCTCTTCAAATTGTAGGATTTTTGTGTGAAAGAAATGACGTGTGGTGTTGATTTTTAAAGTAAATGTTGTTTTTTTAAATAGTCGTTTAAATGAACGTTCCGCGGTTCTTTGTAGTAGTCGGCGAATTTTTTAGTCCAAAGTTTTGTTTCACGGGCCTCGCCGAATTTTTTCATCGTCTGGTCGTAATCTTCGATTAATTGATAGTCATATGCTTGATAAGTGTCGTAATGAATGACGGCTTTTTCTGGTAGGCGAGGTTTTACCTGCATTTCAACAGTGGGTTTTCCAATGCTAAGACCAGCGATTGGGTAAACGTAAGGTGGTAGATTGAAAAGTTCACTGACTTGGTCGATTTGATTACGTACACTGCCGACAATCACGCTGCCAAGACCCAATGCTTCTACTGCAGTGACCGCATTTTGCAATGCTAAACTGGCATCTGTCGTTGCAATAATCAAGGGATTCAGACTATCTGTTACGGCATAATCCACGCCTTGTTTTAAAGCAACTAATTGTGTGCGCTGTAAGTCGGCCACAAATAATAAAAAGACAGAGCTGTGGAGCATGTGGGGATTACTAGGATTTAATTCAACTAGTTTTTCCCGCAATTTTTTATTTTTTACCACAATGATCGAGTAGGCTTGGCCATTCATCCAAGACGGTGCTTGGCGACTGGCAGCTAAAATTTCTTGTAGCTGTTCCTCTTTTAGCTCGTAGTTTTCGTCAAAGTTGCGATAGCTACGGTGATTTTTCAATAATGTGATAACGTCCTTCATTTTTTGCCTCCTAAAATTAGAAATTGTTTGTGTTATGCCTTTGTTGAAGGTGTCTTACGTAAAAGCTTGCGAGTAATTCGTTCCATTTTTTCTGCCAGCGTCGTTACCAGCTCCGGCGTTAGCTGGGTATAATTTATTCGCATAGACATTGTATCATTACTAAAGAAAAAAGAAGGGGCGACCAATAAATTTTCCTCGAAAAATAGTTGCC
The DNA window shown above is from Enterococcus montenegrensis and carries:
- the tuf gene encoding elongation factor Tu, whose product is MAKEKFDRSKPHVNIGTIGHVDHGKTTLTAAITTVLSKKGLAQASAYDQIDGAPEERERGITISTAHVEYETENRHYAHVDCPGHADYVKNMITGAAQMDGAILVVSAADGPMPQTREHILLSRNVGVPYIVVFLNKMDMVDDEELLELVEMEVRDLLSEYDFPGDDTPVIAGSALKALEGDASYEEKILELMAAVDEYIPTPVRDTDKPFMMPVEDVFSITGRGTVATGRVERGQVRVGDEVEIVGIAEETAKTTVTGVEMFRKLLDYAEAGDNIGALLRGVAREDIQRGQVLAKPGSITPHTKFAAEVYVLTKEEGGRHTPFFTNYRPQFYFRTTDVTGVVELPEGTEMVMPGDNVTMDVELIHPIAIEDGTRFSIREGGRTVGSGVVTTIEK
- a CDS encoding NADPH-dependent oxidoreductase — translated: MKDVITLLKNHRSYRNFDENYELKEEQLQEILAASRQAPSWMNGQAYSIIVVKNKKLREKLVELNPSNPHMLHSSVFLLFVADLQRTQLVALKQGVDYAVTDSLNPLIIATTDASLALQNAVTAVEALGLGSVIVGSVRNQIDQVSELFNLPPYVYPIAGLSIGKPTVEMQVKPRLPEKAVIHYDTYQAYDYQLIEDYDQTMKKFGEARETKLWTKKFADYYKEPRNVHLNDYLKKQHLL